The Lolium perenne isolate Kyuss_39 chromosome 6, Kyuss_2.0, whole genome shotgun sequence genome segment ttgagcctcgagccgagactttccttactttttgcagctcaggaaaacgaacagagtcctagacggacgcgtcgcagttagtcggttcgggtcgctcccggatcgtgggctatctgtaaccgactcgaaacgttcgtgctacgtgggcgtggcccacgttgcctagggtctcccgagcctatataatctcctgcccggctaccgcagaaatacatccaatacacgagttagggtttccacctctctctgcttgcgccgccatcgtagcctactccatcccgcgcgccgacgtgcatcggcgaacgggagagcaggtctccggaaccgctcgtccttgcgatcctgtacgggagagggcgaattaggtttttgggaagcgctctgcgcgactgctcaagctcttcatcacggatcgccttccgtccaagtcgggcggtgctgcctaccgtcgtcttcaacgccatctcttcgacccgtcgtccccgtcgtcaacaacgttgtcatcaacaacgttactgctgcgacatcatctgctacacctccaccgccacctccaccagatcggtacgtgcgacatatctcgatctgtttagcgatggatgttgtactgtttgctatgctactgttcatgttgatcactacatctagtatgttcgagtttcacatgttagtagttactgtcgtcatgcttaatattctggaattaatcatggaaattgtgcctaattatccaacagtgTTCACGGTCAGGGTAGCCCCTACGTGGGTACAATGCACGCGGAAATGATTTCTAGAGCGTAACATTTTATTCACACATTGCCGACTTCCGAGAAAGCATTATCATATAACACAAACAGTTAAAGGGTAAACcatcttgttttttttttctgggAAAGTTCCTTTAATGCGCTTGTTTTTTTTCTACCCATCACAAAAGGTAACAAATTTGAAATCGTGCGTAGAAATTTTCCGAGGTTGCATCCTAGTCGAAAATGCTACACACACGACAATCCTTGTCCGATCTGCGTACGATACctcttttctctctcttttgtctTGGTGCTAATTATTTCTGTCCCGAGTGTTCCAACTCAGACCtgcactaagagcatctccactcgtttgccctccccacgccgaaatccggggaaatttacgtccggattggacgtaaatttggcgtggggaggagtacttTCCCAGCCGCAATCTCAGGCGAAGACGGCgatctaaatttgaaaaacgAAAACTTGATAAACTACGGCATAAAACGGTcgaatttagactaaatttaatgatatttactatatagagggcgaagttcatacatagagaccgaattcgactatatttcgaattcggctaggggaatacaaCTGTAAATATAAAAACACgacgctctacatgccgaaacggcggtagaacaccgtgtagtcgccgccatcatcgtcggagtcgtcgtcgtcgaactGCGGCGGCGCCAAAGCCGCCTGACTGCTGCCTTGGCTggcgtctccccaccggccacTGGTGCGAGGCGGGGACGACGATGGCTTGTACAGGtcgtcgtcggaggcttcgaggtcGATGACAGGGACGGCGGcgccggatggaggagtcgcaggcTGGCGGTAGTGAGCGACGTCCTGGAGGAGCCTTGCCTgcggctccgcctcctccttctcccactgctccctcgaccaggcgcAGGCCTTGTCGAGCGGCATGGCATTCTCAAcggggacgaggtcctggagggacctcaCGATGACGGCCTCGAGGATGGCGGCGTCCTCGGCGCTTTCGGCCTCTTCCACCTTCACCTTCGCCGGCTTGCGCTTCCGCTCGCCGGAGGTCTCCTGTTCGCGCTTCGGGCGGAGCCGTCCTTGTGTCGTCGAGGGCTCGCGGATGACGATGCCGCCGCCGCGCGTGCGGTGGCTCGGCGGGGAAGCCGGCTCctttttcaccggcgccaaggatggcgcCGACCTGGAGAGAGACCTCGACGCCGTGTCAAAAGACGatgagctggcagccatgcgccgtggctgccagctgtttccccggcggcggctggtcgatgccctcgatggagggggcatcaTGAGCACCGGGGAGTTGCCGCCCTCAATGTGCTCGAGGACGTTATGGAGCATCCTATTCGGCAGTTCCCGCTCCCACCGCCAGAGGAAGAAGGAGTTCCACCGCGTGTAGTTCTCGGGGTGGTGACGCGGGTCGGCGCGTTCTTCCTCCGTCATCGCCATCCGAGCCTCCTCGATGCCTGCGAGTCCTATTATCGGTGCCTGCGAGTCCTATTAAATGTAGACTGAAGAGGGGGATTGTTCCTATCCAGTCCGCACCCCCCACTCCACTCCACACGAACGAGCTCGAGCTcgagcttccgcgccgccatggccccgaaacgCGAGTTCTCACCATCGGCGAACGACCACCCCGTCAGCAGCCGGCGAGCCGCGCCGGCGGCTTTCGACATGGGACCGTCGCTGGCCATccgcgaccggatctacgtcactGTCGTGGTGGCACAGATCTTTTGTGAGGCCGGCGCCCCAATGCCGTGGGGGCGCCatgcacctcccccacggctggcacctgagcccagatcgggttctGATGCCGTCGATCCCGGCCACCGGCCGCGCACGCCTGACGGAGATCCATAGGCGGCACGTGCAGCCGGCGGATCTCCGGGAGGACCCCTCCTACAGCGACACGAGTCCCTactgggacttgtggttcgaggtggagcatgATGTGCGTCGGCGCACCTGCTTCACCTCGGCGAGGCGCTGCATCCGAACGGCCATGGGCGATCCCGGACGTCGTCGACCTGACCCAACTGCCCAGCGACGGCGAGGAGGTAGGCTAGGCTTACGGTTTTAGCAGGCCAAAGCCATTTTATGTATTTATGTTTTATACTTGTAACGCTATGTAAATTATTTTATTTAAATGAAAAGTGTACATGTAAGTTTTACATAAGTCAGATACAATCATATGTTTTCTGGGGAATTGGCACATGTAACTATCAAGTTAGTATGTACATGCAAATAtttatttcaatttttttaagAACTTGTAAATAACATTTTTTCAAATGTTAAATAAACTTTTAAGTCTACACCTATTTTTTACTAGCTCTTTTCGGAAAGCCTAGAGCTATTTGAGATATGTTTAAACGCGCACTGGAGGGGGTCTATCTTGCCGATTCTAAGTCACAGTTCCAGTCCAAAGCCAAACCGGCCGCTCGTTGTCCTGCGTGTGATAAATTCGATCGTACAGAGATCGGAAGAAATTTGTCGTGTGTATAGCAGCGCTCCATCCTAGTATTCTGTTGACGCGTGTAGCCTTTTTAACTTCGACCACACTGATCAAATATAATAATTTTCACATTGATCCTAGTACTATAAAGTCGTAATGTTACGAGAAGATCATACTCCCAGCCACTCCTCTCGATCAATCGATCTCTTCCACACATCTGCGCGCaccaaatttcaagaacaccaaAGTCTGTGGTCCAATGGTGTCCGTGCCACCCTCCAGTGAATATAGTTTCTACGTGCAGGACATGTTCTTCTACTTAACATTCACCCCATGCATCGAGGGTGTAGAGGTGGATCCGCCGGGTGAAGAAGCAGTACCTCAAGGCCTCTTTGACCAAGTGTGTTGGGCTGGACTGCAAGTACACCCTCGCGAAGCCAGGTAGCCAGAAGAAGCTTCCACTGGAGGAGAGGTAGTGCACCGGCGTCCTCCAACTCTGCGTCACTACTGAGGTCCTCGTCTTCCACATAGTGCACAATGATACAATGTCAGATGCCCTAAGGGAATTCCTTGGCGATGATTCTATCAACTTCTACGGTGCCGCTGTCGGCAACGATGTGAAGATGCTCAAGTACTACGGCATCGCATCCATTTCGGGGATGCGTGACCTCCAGAGGATGATCCCGAACCCGGGGACCAACTATTCTCCTTCTCCATATGCTAAGTCGAACCATTCCATTGGGAGAAAGCTTGTGAAGAAGGTTCACAATTCAATCAGATGCGACAACTGGTTGGAGGTTTCATTGTGCTTTGATCATATCATGTATGCCTCTCTAGATGCTCACCTCTTCTTCAAGGTAGCTATGACGCACTGGCATCTACGTGGCTACAATAGCATTAGGGATCAGCTCAATGTATAGATGATGTAATGGACAATCGATTCTTTATATATTTTGAAATAATTATAAGTATTCTTAATAAATTTTAAATGTATGCATTTTTTTACTTCATTGTATTGTAGAACTACAATATACATCGCACATGGTTTTCTTACAACAACCGTGTGCTATGTACTACAGCATGTAAGCAAAACATTTACATCACACCTGCTTCTCTGTTATATAATCATGAGTGATAGACATCACTTTCTTCAACACTTTCAGGTTTATGTACGTGAAAGTAGTGTAGATTTACAGACCATCATGTTGGGTAAAAACTAGAAATAATTTAAATAAAGATCGATATCTACAAATAATTATTATGTTACATATTTTTCTCACAATCTATATTTCGCTCTCCGTTTTCAATTGTCCAACAATGCAAACTATAGCTCCTCCCTAAACGTGTGTGTTATATGGATCCATCTTGTCAGAAAGTTACAACACTTGCCACTATCTTGCCAAAATTTGGACTAGCATCGTCATTATCCATTCTCACATACCACCGCAGACCACAGTCGCACCCCCTCTTTATAACCATACTATGTCAACCTAGTCCCCGTAAATTAACCTAGTTGGCGAGGCGGAAACAACCTTATGGCCAGAGATCTTCCTCGCTTGAATGTTGATGAACTCCAATGCGACACATTGGTCGTGGAGTCGCATCGATAAACACGTTCAGAGGCTGGATCTGCTGCTGATATCTCCGGTTAAGCCAGCTCGTCCTCGGACTCCACCGTGGTCATGACGGCACGAGACTGCGCCCTTGCGCTCCCGTGGGTTTACATTATTATATTTTGCATTACCTTCTATTTATAGCTTGGATGTACTCTAAGAGCCAGTGTTTTTGGTGGCAAGATAGGGTTATATGGTGTGTTAGATCCATGTTTAGTCCATGAGTTATATCTGTTATTTGTTTATTTTAATATGAAAGTATTACTTTGATCTACATATGAAGTAGGTTGGACCACATAGAAATATTGAGTATGACAAGATAGGTTGTGTGAGCACAATTATCTTAGACTTGGTTATATGTTATTGTCTATAGAAAGATTAAGTTGTCAGAGCTACATGTTATTGTGTGTCAAAGATAGCTAGCTTGATTTATTTATGTCATTTTGTATGGAAATATCTGGAAGGAGCACACCCTCGTGACTGGAAGGTTTAACATAGCTGTGAGAATcacatgacttcatcgacaacgtCTCAACCTCTCCGCTACATTCATGTGATCGTACTCCCTCTGTCCCCAAAGTTATCTAAGATTTATTAAATCAAGATGTAGATATACGTCTAAATTTTGAAAAATTGCAGATAAACTTTTATAGGATGGAGGAAGTAGTTGTACCAAAATGGCTGACTTAGTGTGGATATCATCCTTAGAACAAGGTGATGCAAGTTATTTCTTGTCACACTAACGTTGCCAAAAAAAACAGGGACATGTGTTGATGCTCAAAAGTGGCCCAAGAGAAAGATAAATATCGCAAAGGATGGATTGACCCTAATGGAGTAAACTGGAACATATGTGCGCACAATTGGATCTCTTCGAGAAGATCAGACTGTCGATGAAGACTGGAGAGAACGCAAATCAGTTAGGTGGACGTTTACAGAATTTGATAATCAATTTTACGCGTAGAAAAGTGTTCAACAGGATGATTAGCACTAAAACGTCTTCCAGATGGCTTCAAATAGAGAAGTGTTCAACAGGATAGATTTTCACATCGCTGAGAATAACAACTTTGCATGTTTTTGGATCATCTCTCAATCCATGGTTGTCTGCAAATTTCAGAGCCAAAACAAGAAACATGATGATGAACTCCGGACAGTCTTGTTCGGATTTTGTGGATCCCGCGGGGTAATCAAGTTAACCGACTCAGACCGGATCTATTTTCTGTGAGGGTTTAGCCTAGATGCCGCCACTTGTAAACCTTATGTATCTTTGTAACCTGATTTCCACCATGTATGTGGGGAATAGGAGCTTCTGAATGGGTATGTCTAAGTAAGCTCATGAGCATACACAACACATCTACCTTCCTTGGTCTCCCTCATCTATCCACCATAGATGAGATTGGAATCTACTACGCTACAAACATAAAGTAAAGTTTTTACCGGACATTATACATCCGGGCGCAAACATGTATAAATGTCTATCTCTAGTGTGCTACCATCCTGATCTTCAAGCATGGCCGCTCTGAACAAAATATACCGTTGTAGAATACCTGGACAATGCGGATGTAAAGGTATTAATATGCCAGTCGGTTGAAACTATAAGGTGACTTTAAGTATAAATCATTTTGATTGCTAATTCCAGACGATTGTAATAGTGTAGTTATCCCAAATTGCAGGAGTAGTGTTGCTGAAATTTCTCTAAAGCCTATTTTAGATAATAGGCTCGAGGGGAGCctggctttaaattaataaagcctcaTCGGCAGGTTCCAAACAAGTTCCATACAACACCACAAACTCAGCAAACACCACACAACACAACCAGCAAGAAAAAACACGATAAGCGCCTATTTTAGTTTCCGAGTGTTTCAAATTGATATctatacactagtagaaaaacggtcatctataccggttccagagggccattcgtaccggttttgcaaccggtacaaattattcggcactaaagccccccccctttcgtaccggttgcttacgaaccggtataaaacgggcctccacgtgggccaccaggagagctcagggctgaggatctttggtaccggttggtaatacgaaccggtaccaaaggttccccccgcggcagggaattttccaAATCttcgccgcggcagagaattggctttttagggttttggagaggtttagggatatcggtttgattcatatcgcgtcgatgcaccagaaacgcgtttgggtttaggtagtacatgaagatcaagatgatgcatagcaagttggtgcatataatataacacacatgttattgcatgagatcgcaaattaagtagcactatgcatgaagatcgatcttcatgcatagtggtgctctccgaggcgtactctatatatgtctattacatgtagcatagtggtactcttcgagtcaacgatatatgtaacatgtacatcttcattcattgtggtgctctgcgagtggtggtatgacgtcccgaaggaaaaatcccgccaattcctcgcctattgctatgaagcggtcatcgattgagagcttgttccgctttcttgccaactataaaagaataagatacaaatgaatacatgaaacaactattactgaaactcggcacaacttatgataacaaaacaaatttgtgaagattgtttttgtacctctttatttctctcattattcgttctctcgttgacaattctgcggatgaactcgcaaacgaagaatccacagagatcggtccccggaggttgttgcgggcatttctttacaagaatataattcaatcaaacaatagtcaagtatgataattgaaaggtgtgtggacctaggtagtactacttactttcgcacgccatcgcagcttcggtggccattcacgggacgtatcttccttgatgaaagtttgccatacgctgctcgacaaaagaaaatgcataaaagagtcatcaattagttcaaagcaggaaattaacgaaacaaaccgataagaattcaaattaccttctgagcattaaaaaacaagacacgtatagatccttttctttggttagtgagtccaagacttcaacttctccaatttccaaattgatgacgagaagaataaagtgaaacctacgcacgtttcaatatgtagtcattagttaaaattttgacatacggtgagcaaaatataatgtgttataagacatgaagactcactcgaagttgtaaggccaaagtattagctttttgtcacgttgtcgcttcaaaaaccttagcaaagtctgcggtgtatccttgttatagaggggatcatctatggttttgacatgcattgtgttcgggtcaatgaacccaatgtctcgtgatatcgtcccttttgcattcgagcatcttcgatctgcataatatagcgcacaaaagattataatctgcagacaatgaacgacttctcaaattaaataaataaatcacttacgtacaATAGCAaccgatgattgatttgtcgagggcccggagattgtataactgaaagagttcggcgaagtcaacgttcacacaagattctctggaagtagtgctcttccctaactcgcaccatgatagtctcgatcccttcctttgaggccttaaggtaccacgaatgcaagttacgcatacatgttggtaccttcctgagattctcgaccaaatctttcccttgaacaaactgatatgctcgttcagctaaggcgtaatcagttgcgtcttgtcgagaactttgaacggtcttcccgtcaaacaccttgagaggggcgaccgattgaacgggttgttgtccgagctggtagacactgtgtatcccttttatctccctgatacccgatttaacgggttttgtcgcctcgatcatcttgtcatacgacctttcaatagaacgcgcatagtcagatggcggcgatggtacagggtcatatagattgtcaacggtacgcacaactttctcccgatctagtgtcttctcgaaaggtatctctcggcactttcggtgcaaaatttcttcacctcggccttaacggcctccgcgttttcctctggagttttttcccaaggtaacttctcaggaggcggcagttgtttctcctttctagctttcttcctaggcggcgtaccgttccgcttaacggacgctgtcttacgcggaggatctcgagatggtggactcacgctggggtccctctcagtgtaggtgtggacttggctgctcaccagactgccaccaggaggagtcgatggcatttgctgctcatgtgtaggagtcggtggcctttgcaaaaggacgacgtacttcttcggccatagggcgaaaccgtgcttgacatcgcccagtgtcctctcatcttcacctctaggaatatcaagctccactttttcaaaccccgaaacaacttcatccaccccgacacgaacacaaccaggtggaatgggcatatgatggtgcattgctccatcttcacttgggtacacatagccgaccgccaccttaatgtACGCGGTcccgattaacatatgtagctcgcaatctgtcttctccgtgacataatccacgggtagcttcctccacatccgtcaagatgcgaggaaccgacaccgcttcttcgctgagatggggcagcatcggcttgtggatcccgtagaaacagcggctgatcgtgtgccctctgatttctctcaagagcctccaccctagataacaactccgttacaatgtcggcgtccttcttcttctttcgcgaacggcttctataagtgtcagcgctgtccggccacgcttccttcatggtgagacctgggcgagctcgtacccgtccaacatgttcagggttccccagagcgagtgtcagctcgtcattctctcgatcgggaatgtactctccctttctgaccttttcaattgcatctacaagcttcggtacaattgcctcaattttttccttccattttcccttcgcaacgatcaaccctgtctttgggtccaaccctgccccatgagcgaacaaccagaacttggaccgttcgggccagtcccatgtctgtggagtgattccatgatc includes the following:
- the LOC127309845 gene encoding uncharacterized protein, which encodes MHLPHGWHLSPDRVLMPSIPATGRARLTEIHRRHVQPADLREDPSYSDTSPYWDLWFEVEHDRWIRRVKKQYLKASLTKCVGLDCKYTLAKPVHNDTMSDALREFLGDDSINFYGAAVGNDVKMLKYYGIASISGMRDLQRMIPNPGTNYSPSPYAKSNHSIGRKLVKKVHNSIRCDNWLEVSLCFDHIMYASLDAHLFFKVAMTHWHLRGYNSIRDQLNV